CGATCTGGGTCACTTGTTGTACATTATGGTCAGACTACAATTATGACAAGATGATGAATAACGTGTAATAAAATTCTCTCTTGAATAAACAGGATGAAAAtaggttgtgtgtgtgtgtgtatgctgcTGTATGGTCCGCCACGGAGGACGATGACAGCTTTGGCGGGGTCGGTGGCGACAACATGTAAAAAGGGGAAAATATATAAAATTCAGATATAAGATGCACTTTGCATTACAATAACAAAGAGTTTTTTCTGCTATCTCCATCTGTATGTGATTTAAAATGTCAGGGTTATATATCAACATATGTACAGATTGCCTGTCCGTCTTCAGTAGCAGACAGCAAGAAGCGTACCACATCAGCGATGACGATGTCAATTTCTTTGACGAAGTTCTCCCGTCTCTTTTTGTACTCGGCAGCGGTCTGAAACAAACAGAGCAGCAATAAAAAAGGGTCAGACAAATTAAAACACGATTTCATTATTTTCTTTTGAAAATCAAAGGAGGATAAGATAAGAATAAGTCGAAAGCATTCATGATTCATCCATGTCGATACCACGGACCTTGGCGATCATGCAGACGCCCATCTCCATGGCGAGCTTGGCGAGGAagaggtcgtcggcgaggaggtGCTCCCTGAACCCTCTATAGCCCAGCAGCCAGCGGAGCAGCGGCGAGCGCTCCATCTCCGCGAAGCGCCGCACGATGTCGCCCGTGACGCGGCCGCCCTCCACGGCCGCGGCGAGGTCCGCCGGCAGGCTGGAGAGCTTCCTTCCCGCCTGCGCCAGCACGAACAGCGCCTCCCCCCGGTGGCCGCCccactcgccgccgccgtcccctgtttcgtcatccccgccgccgctgctgttgttgccaccgtcgccgtcgttgccgttgttgccggggagggcgagggggaggagggtggggaggggggggggggggggggggcggggaatGGGAAGGCGGAGGCGGAGCGggagggagcggaggagggagaggcgggaggcgggaggaggaggagggggcgagagGTCGTGCGGGAGGAGGATAGGAGCAACCGACGGGAGAGCGTGGAGTTTTTTTTCTTCGAGCCTGGGGAACGGATGACGGCGGTCGATCGTGGGATTAGTGGGCCGAGCTAACCGTGGTTTGATGTTAAACATTGGGATGATTTGGATCGTTAGATCCTTTGATTGAATGGATGAGATGTATTGGTTCTCCGCCCTCTCGtgcttttataggggtagtagatgCAAGGTGATTTTTTGTAATTtatggtgaacattttcttagacATGATGAATTTTTTCGACAATgtatatttcaaaaaatgtttcagcACGTATTAAGAAACACGTTGATTTTTTAATAAAATTTGAACAGTTTTGATGCATTTCTAACATTTATTATGATTACACAATTATTTTTAATACATTTTGTCTACTTTTCAAGTAACTGCGCATTGAAGAAAATATAATTAATACACGAGTAACTAAAAAAAACTGTGTATTAGGCCTGAGTGAAGAGATAAATTTTGAGTCATGCGCAGCCTCGCTAAGACCAACTTAAAAAAAATATTGCAGGCGTTGCTTGGCCCAGCTGCCGGCCCAGCGTGTGTTTACTAGTATAATAAAAGTGTCGCCTTGATTTTGTGAGCAGCCACGCTGTGGCGGCTAGCGCGCAGGTGCAGACCTGCAGGTCGCGGGTTCGAATCCTCCTCACGTTGGGTTTTTCGTTTCTGTTATTTATTTGTTCAATTCGCCGGAAATTTTCAAACAAGTCCGTGGAAAACTTGCGAACGAAAAAAAAACCTCGCAATAGCGGTTTTCCCGCGAAAAAATGGGCATTTATGTGATTACATATAAAGctgggggttttctgcaaaaaaaactgTCACTTAGGCACCTGACAAGCGGGCCCCCTCGGTCAGATACAGTGTCACTACGTATTTATACACGATTTAGACTTTTTTGTAATGGCTAGCATCAAAGTTgatactgacatgtaaaaattagtaatcgtggtaccaatctgcatgtgatgtCCTAATTGTGGTACTTCTGTACAATTAACTCGAATTACTTGCTACTACTGTTCAACATCAGATCCGCTCTGCTTGTTTCTTGAGCTCCGGGATGGATACGGGTTTGAATTTTTGTGAGATGGCACGTACATAGTGTCAATGGTTTGATATTGTTTTTAATCTTTCTAGCGATTCTAGAGACGATCGAAAGAACAAGGGGAAATACCACACACATGGACGAGGTAATGCACTTGCTCCAAACCGCGGGGCAACGACTGGATTTTGTACAAGGACTTACGATTTTACATGTTGCACTGTCCACGTGGGTTGTCCCAAAGAAGGAAGTTGTTAGACTAGACATGATTATCAATGTTTTTCTCAACAAGAAATGGACACATCATAAATCTCCACCACCTTACTGTCTTAGAACCGTCATGCCTAATTTCCAGATACCACTCATTCCAAAGTAGAAAAGATATTCATCTCGAGGAATGCTCGATGGCAAGGAGACTTCATCGCCTAGCTCTAGCTGATTAGAATTTGAAGCTTAACAGTAATACATACAAAGGAAAGTTGAATGTGATGAAACATCACAAATGAGAAAGAAATTGTGACCAATTCGTAGGATGAATGTTGGAAAGGAGAAGCTTTATATAGGCAATTAGGCATGCAACATGAGGGTGAGATACACTATTACTTTAAGAAGGCTCTCTCGGCTGTCGCGAGTAACTATGCCCATAGTTATTGCACGAAGCGATGCATGTCAGGTTACCATGGAGATAGGACAAGGGGGCTCACCCAtgagactctctctctctctctctctctctctctctctcttattgtCCATGAGAAAGAGTACATGACTCCCTTATAAATTGTCCCATTAAAACATTTTATGGTTTGTTGAATCACTTAGTCTCGGCATTTGCCTACAACCGTAGAATAAACTATCACGTGCATTCGTCTCACAATACACATGCAACATCTTTCTTTCATGttatctaagagcatctacagccggacttggcaaattcGGCCCCTCAAACACTTGCAGACGCCAGTGCGTCCACGGGCACTGACCGGGCACCCCTCAAATATTTTGCCGCACATTCACATACCACAAATTCCGATCCTCAAATCCATGTAATCCATGCACATTGATCATACGGTACAAACTGTCCGAATGCCAAAGTTCGAAACAAAACAAAGCAAATTATAGTTCAAGAAAccggacatggcaaaatgaattaAATTTCCGAGCGTGACGGATAACCTCGGATCACTGACTGGGCGCCTGCTCCAAgcggatgttggaaatatgccctagaggcaataataaaatggttattattgtatttccttgttcatgataattgtctattgttcatgctataattgtattaactggaaaccgtaatacatgtgtgaatacttagaccacaacatgtccctagtaagcctctagttgactagctcattgatcaatagatggttatggtttcctgaccatggacattggatgtcattgataacgagatcacatcattaggagaatgatgtgatggacaagacccaatcctaagcatagcataagatcgtgtagttcgtttgctaagagcttttctaatgtcaagtatcgtttccttagaccatgagattgtgcaactcccagataccgtaggagtgctttgggtgtaccaaacgtcacaacgtaactgggtggctataaaggtgcactacaggtatctctgaaagtgtctgttgggttggcacgaatcgagactaggatttgtcactccgtatgacggagaggtatctctgggcccactcggtaatgcatcatcataatgagctcaatgtgactaaggagttagccacgggatcatgcgttacggaacgagtaaagagacttgccggtaacgagattgaacgaggtattgggataccgacgatcgaatctcgggcaagtaatatatcgattgacaatgggaattgcatacgggattgattgaatccccgacatcgtggttcatccgatgagatcatcgtggaacatgtgggagccaatatgggtatccagatcctgctattggttattggccggagaggtgtctcggtcatgtctgcatggttcccgaacccgtagggtctacacacttaaggttcggtgacgctagagttgttatgggaaatagtatgtggttaccgaaggttgttcggagtcccggatgagatcccggacatcacgaggagttccggaatggtccggcggtgaagaacgatatattggacgaagggtattggagtccgaacgTGTtccggggtaccaggctatggccagcatgaccgaaaggtgtttcgggagccccagcaagtgttggagggcctcatgggccaaaggggaaggggcaaaccagcccactaaggggtggtgcgcccccacaccctttcccacattacttggggaggtggggcgcctccacctggcttgggaggcaagcctccacctgcttggcttggggggcaagtctccctaggattttccctagggagatccaatctgcttggccgccgccccctaggggaaaccctagggcgcctccccctctccccttgcccctatatatagtggaggggtgggagggcagccgcacctcttccctggcgcagccctccctcctcatacacctcctcctcctcctcctcctccgtagtgcttagcgaagctctgccggagaaccacgatttccattgccaccacgccgtcgtgctgctggagttctccctcaacttctcctctccccttgctggatcaagaaggaggagacgtccccgggctgtacgtgtgttgaacgcggaggcgccgtccgttcagggctagatcggatctttcgcgatttgaatcgccgcgagtatgactccatcaaccgcgttcttgtaacgcttccgcttagcgatcttcaagggtatgaagatgcactccctctctcacgttgctagcatctcctagattgatcttggtgacacgtaggaaaattttgaattattgctacgttccccaacagcggaaTGCGTCCTCCTTTAGGCGGAATGCGGCCTGCTAGTCATGCTTCGCCTGCATTCGGGCAGCCTGCTCCGCCTGCAGCCGGGCTGCCTCCTCCGCTTGCATCCTGGCCGCAGCTGCCCTCGCCGCCTCGTACTCTCTACGGTCGTTGATCTCTTTCCTCTTGCTTGCGAGCCAATTTTTGGCATGCTCATCCAAATGGGTTTCGTCCGCCAACATGATTCTCACATCATCCGCGTCTCGTGCAAGTTGCAAACCCCTCCTTCTCAAGCTCAGTATAGCCAAATGTCTTGGCCTTCTCGAGTTCCCATTTGATCGCGGCTTGTTGCTTCTCCTACTCGATCTTGTCGAGTTCAATTGTGAGCTTCTTCTCCGCGCTCTTCTGATCCCATTCCATCCTCTCCTTTTGCGCATccaacatgagcttgtacctctcctccttcttgtTCTCCTCACCGAAAAAATGCCCCGTCCatgttgatgatattttggtaGCCGCGGCATCATGGGCGGTTTTCCTTTGGCACGGTAGCTTTCTATTCTCGACGACAACATCGTCCTCTTCATCGTCCAACCCAATTGATTGGTTGGAGCTTGAGTCATCATTCCTCTTCTTTGCGGCCTTGAGTTCGGCCACAACTTGGTTCCACTTCGGCTTGCCACTAAATAAGAGCCAACAATGGTTAAAAGAAAATGGCTTCTTCTCCAGCTCGTGATACATAGTGGCCGCCACCGTCGTCTAGCAAACAACATATGTATGAGCACGAGAATGCAAACACAAAAAGCATATGCAATTGTTAGAgttgtgttgaatattgtgtacaaggtaggttaccgTTGGACTCCGAGTAGTATTATGTTTACATGGTATGCAGTCGTGTCCtattaggacacttgtatcctaggcctctcatatatagcgagggtagacacacgatgtaacctatgccaacataatagcacaggaacgTAGGGGAAGCCGGCGGTATGTGACGGCGTCCAGGGcaaccgggtgcggtattgtgacagtgtcatggggaggagcgcccatagtcaggcccggggatgtagccatatcggagaacctcgttaacaaatctcggtgtcgtcccttgtgtgattgcttggtcctcggatgatcaacggtgagccttggatttattctaacaagtggtatcagagctaggttgttCGGAGGCCGTGGATTGTTGATTCAGAGGAAGTATCGAGTTCGGGATGTGCAGCCGGTTGCGATGTGGTTCTCGGCAAGATTGAAGGAGCGATCGGCAAAGTTCTCGACGGAAAGCAACGGCGGCGGCGAGCCGGATCGATTGCATACAGTGCATGAGCGTATCATGACTGAGGCCTAGGCAAAGAGCAGGCTGGCTCGGCCCAACTTTGGCTCCTAAAGGGGCTGAAGCCAGAGGCCAGATGTGCGCGGAGCGGCTGCGAGCGAATTGACCATGAGCTTATCGTTTGTTTGACGAGAATCGAAGGCATCGTGAAGATTTGTTTGAAGAAAAAGAGGACGGAGGTGGTATAGTATAATACATGCAACCAAAACTTATTTCCCTCGTACATACTCTtttatataaatatataaaaaatccGTGGGAAGAAATGGCACAGTTGAGggtaaaaaaaagttcatcacatcgtatgttattctttctttttttcctgttttttctgtACTAAGAAAATCTTATGATAAATACCAATAAAGTACAATTATTCCCAACATGTCAATAATAATGAATGAGAAACAAATTCCAATACTATAGAGCATGCCACATTAGGGATGGagaaaaagctcgaagctcgcgagctaaacgagTAGCACATGAGTCTACATAATCATTTTTAGTGAGGGTTTTATGTTCAtgtctttaacgagcttaacaagctaaacgagccagttcgcgagttatacgagtcgaccAATGTtgggtttgagctcgttatagtaacgagtcgagtcgagctagctcgttaacgaaacgagctctagctAGTCTAGCCGAgttggctcgactcggctcgaattccagccttGTGCCACATAATTATTGTTTTCCCGTTTTGCTGTTCCTAGACCAAAATCTCATATAACCACATTGTATCGTCATACAAAGAATATATTACGTTGAGCTTAACCAAATCATTTTAAATGTCTGTCATTACAACAGGCAAGTACAAATGCTAAACGGTAAGTAAATGATCGATGTTCGAAGATAACATAGATATGCCCGTGTTCTAATTGCTGACGGACTGTATATGAATATCATACATATCACGGGCAGGGCACAGTATCACGGAGCATATCATCTGAACGTATGTAATGCTTAGTCTTCTTCCCCTCAATTTTCTCCTTCATTTCTCGACATTCTTTTCTGCCACCATCTTCAGCTATCCATTGAGTAAATTAATTAAGTAAAAAACAAGTTATATATATCCACGCTAAACTGTCAGTTTTTTAATTTAAAAAATGTAATGACATCATGTGGGGAACAACAAGTATACCTTTGCTTGGCCTGCCTTGTGGCGTCTGAAGGCCTACAACCGAAAAAAAGTAGTGTTTAATTTTCTGCAAAAGAGAGCTTAAATGGTTGCAAATTGAAAAGTTTGTGCAAGTAACAAGAAGCATACATTATCTGTCCCGTACAGATAATCACAATACGTGAAGACAGTTGCAAAGTTGCTCTGGCAGTTCCCTCCTAAGTAGTGATGGTAGTCGTGGAACTCTGCTCCTCCCCAGAGCGGGATAAGCTTTGTCGGGTTGAACGGGAAGTTGTACCTGCATTTTGGAATTCAAATCCATTATTTATATACAGGGCACATATATAATCTTAGTGAAAAGCACTTCTCTTcaagcatgaaaagagtatatATTACCCGCAGTGGGTCTCGATGGCCGAAATAGCCACTATCACAAACCAGATGCCGAAGGTGATCATGTGGCAAGGCGCGATGACCGGGCCGACGACGGTGGGGACGGTGAGGATGAGCACCTCGGTCCAGTGCATGTATGGCGCGACGAAGCCGTTGGGTGCAGTGTACTCATGGTGGACGTGGTGGATGTTGTCGTAGCACCACTTGGTGTGCATTAGCCGGTGGACCCAGTAGCTGAGATAGTCCTCCACAAGCAGGTACATGAGCAGCTGCGCCGCCATCTCTCCCGCCGACGGCAGCGGCAGCCCCATCCGGATCCCCAACATCTGATGACACGAGGCAGTCACACCAATCAACGCCAACTCGTAGAGTCACAGACAGTGACAGTAGACAACACTGCAAGGAGCTCAAGAAAATGATAATGTGTGCAAACCTTCACGGCAGGATAGGATAGCAGCTGGAcaggggcggcgagggggagcaAGAAGCGCGGTGTGTCTGTGTAGCAGCGGAGGAAGCCGGCCGGCGACAGCCGCTTCCCACGCGGCTGCAGCTTGTACCGCATGGCGAGGGCCGGCGCGCCGAGCTCGAGAAGCGCGAGCATGAGCGGCAGCAGGGTGTAGACGGCAAGGAGGACGGCGACAGTGTGGTAGTAAAGGTAGTAGTCAGCCTTCGCCGCCGTGTACCCGAACCACGCTGCCTCGGCGCGCGTCATGGCGCGCCTCAGGGCCGCCTCCGCGTCGGACGCCGTTGCGTAAGGGAGCATCGCGGGTGGCGGATGCAGCTCGTGCTCTGTGCGTCGATTCTTTTTCTTGTAACCTAGTAATACTCTGTGCTCTGTGCGTGACTGGAGCGCCCGATGGATGGGTTTTTGAAGAGGCTGTTTGTCTGTCTGACTTGTGGGCCACCAGTACATGGGGAGTAGGTGCCGCTGCATGGTGCTGATTCATCTTTTTACGAACATCTAAATCTTTCAACTTTACTATGGATTCAGTTAGATCCAGTTGGAAGACTTGCTGGTGTGTTTGGAACTTTGGATCCTCCGTTACAATGCCTAGCTAGGTAAGGATCTATAGCTAGCACAAGATAGCATCTAGCTTGGGCTAGGCTATTTGTTTGCTTGATGTAGGTTGCTGCTCCCTCAGTTTTGAATTACTTAAGTTAATTGAGAGAGGATTTGTGAAACGTAAAAAAAATTTGTGACAACCAACATCATGCAGCGGAGGATCCACAATCATAAGGGTCTCTCTCAATTTCTCAATCATAAGGCAATAGGAAGGCCCACAATCTCATGTCATGATTCTGGCTCAACTAACTTAAGCCAGCATGATACGGGAAAAGACTGGTCGCTCTAGTTGCCCATGCTCTTTTCCCTCAAGAAACTCTCTTCCTATTTATCTTTCCGCCATTGTTAGCAACAAGGGCAAATGTAGGGTTTAGAAATTACACTATTATGGGTCTTAATTAATGGGAGGGTAAATTGTACAAAAAGCCGTCAATCAGCATGATGATTTCCTTTTCTTTGCATGGTGGATATGTGCATACTAGTTATGCACAGGTCAGATATTTATTGGTTGTGTTTGTATCCACTTGGTGCAAAAAAATGCCACTTTTTCAGAAAAAATGAGGATTCTATTATTAGTGGTTAGAGGTGGGATCCAATCTCGCTTGCCATGGATTTGGATGGGGTGCAAGACTAGTTGTCAGAGAGGGGAGataatgcaagaagaagaataaccctacttttatttactttattagAAACAGTCAACCCTGGAAGATCTCACCTATCCCAACCGTGACCTTCCCTGCTTAGAACCGGCACGACGTTTGGCGTGGTCTAGGTAACAGATCTACTTGCAATTAAACAAGTTCACAAAGGTGCCGCACACTATTTACGTCTGACATAACAAAGATCTCATGAACCGCCACAACTTCAGTCTTATCCCTAAGACAGACACAGTGAGAGTTGGGGATGAAACCCCACGCGACTGAACCAAATACATGGTGCTTACAACAAAGCTAGCAAAGCTTATACAacagcaaacagaagaaaaaaaatgacgACTGACGGTGTTGATGTCCTCACCGGCTGAAAACAAATGTTGACTAAGGCTGAGGCAAGGCAATGCTACCGGGGAAGAAGGACCACAtcatctatacctaataataaagtacAGAACGCTTATGTCTGTCCTCGTGTCGTATGGCAAAGAAACCCCTATAGTTACTGAAAATTAAGCCG
This window of the Triticum aestivum cultivar Chinese Spring chromosome 5D, IWGSC CS RefSeq v2.1, whole genome shotgun sequence genome carries:
- the LOC123125632 gene encoding very-long-chain aldehyde decarbonylase GL1-10 — encoded protein: MLPYATASDAEAALRRAMTRAEAAWFGYTAAKADYYLYYHTVAVLLAVYTLLPLMLALLELGAPALAMRYKLQPRGKRLSPAGFLRCYTDTPRFLLPLAAPVQLLSYPAVKMLGIRMGLPLPSAGEMAAQLLMYLLVEDYLSYWVHRLMHTKWCYDNIHHVHHEYTAPNGFVAPYMHWTEVLILTVPTVVGPVIAPCHMITFGIWFVIVAISAIETHCGYNFPFNPTKLIPLWGGAEFHDYHHYLGGNCQSNFATVFTYCDYLYGTDNAFRRHKAGQAKLKMVAEKNVEK